From a region of the Labrus mixtus chromosome 5, fLabMix1.1, whole genome shotgun sequence genome:
- the kiss1rb gene encoding KISS1 receptor b, with protein MIMESAADLGPDCGSLCNKSTVLGGQGPPVLVDAWLVPTFFGLIMLVGLVGNSLVIHVVTKHQQMKTVTNFYIVNLATTDILFLVCCVPFTATLYPLPSWIFGEFMCRLVNYLQQVTAQATCITLSAMSVDRCYVTLYPLQSLRHRTPRMALAISVSIWIGALLLSIPVAVYQRLEDGYWFGPQTYCSEVFPSAHLQRAFIIYSFLAVYLLPLLTITACYAFMLKRMGQPSVNPIDSSYQLQAQAERAAAVRARVSRMVVVMVALFLICWGPIQICILLQAFGLRSYVLYKLKIWGHCMSYSNSSVNPVVYAFMGNNFRKAFKQAFPAVFLWRSRGRVRVGNMDTEDGGEIDHQAPKGEAEMHFLSSES; from the exons ATGATCATGGAATCAGCAGCTGATCTTGGTCCAGACTGTGGCTCTTTATGCAACAAGTCCACCGTTCTCGGGGGCCAGGGGCCACCGGTGTTAGTCGATGCCTGGCTGGTCCCCACTTTCTTCGGCCTCATCATGCTGGTCGGCCTGGTCGGGAACTCTCTGGTCATCCATGTGGTCACCAAACACCAGCAGATGAAGACCGTCACCAACTTTTACATAG TGAATTTGGCTACGACTGATATTTTGTTCCTGGTCTGCTGTGTGCCCTTCACTGCCACCCTGTACCCGCTGCCCAGCTGGATCTTTGGGGAGTTTATGTGCCGACTGGTGAACTACCTTCAGCAA gtgacaGCTCAGGCGACGTGTATCACTCTTTCAGCCATGAGTGTGGATCGCTGCTACGTGACCCTCTATCCCCTGCAGTCACTACGACACAGAACCCCACGCATGGCTTTGGCCATCTCTGTGTCTATCTGGATAg GAGCCTTGCTGCTGTCCATCCCTGTTGCTGTGTACCAGCGTCTGGAGGACGGATACTGGTTCGGTCCTCAGACTTATTGCAGTGAGGTCTTCCCCTCCGCCCATCTCCAGAGAGCCTTCATCATCTACAGCTTCCTCGCTGTGTACCTGCTGCCCCTGCTCACCATCACCGCCTGCTATGCCTTCATGTTGAAGCGCATGGGGCAGCCAAGCGTCAATCCCATCGACAGCAGCTACCAa CTGCAGGCTCAGGCAGagcgagcagcagcagtgagggCAAGGGTCTCcaggatggtggtggtgatggtggccCTGTTCCTCATCTGCTGGGGGCCAATCCAGATCTGCATCCTCCTGCAAGCTTTTGGCCTCCGCAGCTACGTTTTATACAAG TTGAAGATTTGGGGTCACTGCATGTCTTACTCCAACTCCTCCGTCAACCCTGTGGTTTACGCCTTCATGGGAAACAACTTCAGAAAGGCCTTCAAGCAAGCCTTTCccgctgtgtttctgtggcGCTCAAGAGGACGCGTGAGGGTGGGAAACATGGACACAGAGGACGGAGGAGAGATCGATCACCAGGCACCCAAAGGAGAAGCAGAGATGCACTTTCTTTCATCCGAGTCCTAA
- the psat1 gene encoding phosphoserine aminotransferase, producing the protein MDQKQTINFGAGPAKLPQTVLLQAQKELLNYNGTGISVLEMSHRSSDFNKILNKTESLLRDLLNIPDNYKVMFLQGGGSGQFSAVALNLIGLKEDRCADYLVTGTWSAKAAKEAEKYGKVNIVHPKLDSYTKIPDPSSWTLNPSASYVYYCCNETVHGVEYNFTPETNGVVLVSDMSSNFLSRPVDVSKFGLIFAGAQKNVGCAGVTVVIVREDLLGHALKECPIVLDYKVQAENNSLYNTPPCFSIYIMALVLDWIKNNGGSAAMERLNKQKSSMIYDIISASNGFYVCPVEAACQSRMNVPFRVGKKEGDDALEKQFLDGAAKRGMISLKGHRSVGGIRASLYNAVTVEDTEALAAYMREFLKEHQ; encoded by the exons ATGGATCAAAAACAGACCATAAACTTTGGTGCTGGACCTGCAAAACTCCCCCAAACC GTACTGCTTCAAGCACAGAAGGAGCTTCTCAACTACAACGGCACCGGCATCAGTGTTCTTG AGATGAGCCACAGGTCATCAGACTTCAACAAAATCCTCAACAAAACCGAGAGTCTCCTTAGAGACTTGTT GAACATCCCAGACAACTACAAGGTGATGTTTCTTCAAGGCGGCGGGTCTGGCCAGTTCAGTGCTGTAGCTCTAAACCTGATCGGTCTCAAAGAGGACAGGTGTGCTGATTACCTCGTGACCGGCACGTGGTCGGCGAAGGCAGCGAAAGAAGCGGAAAAATACGGGAAAGTCAACATTGTTCACCCCAAGCTGGACAGTTACACAA AAATCCCCGACCCCAGCAGCTGGACCCTGAACCCCTCGGCCTCGTACGTGTACTACTGCTGCAACGAGACGGTTCATGGTGTCGAATACAACTTCACGCCTGAAACAAACGGCGTGGTCCTCGTCAGCGACATGTCCTCCAACTTCCTCTCCCGACCTGTGGACGTGTCCAAG TTTGGTTTGATTTTCGCCGGGGCTCAGAAGAATGTTGGCTGTGCCGGTGTTACCGTGGTCATCGTGAGAGAGGACTTGTTAGGCCACGCCCTGAAAGAGTGTCCCATCGTCCTGGACTACAAGGTGCAGGCTGAAAATAACTCCCTCTACAACACGCCTCCATGTTTCAG tatCTACATCATGGCTCTGGTTTTGGATTGGATCAAGAACAATGGTGGCAGTGCTGCCATGGAGAGGCTCAACAAGCAGAAGTCCTCCATGATTTATGACATCATTAGTGCGTCTAATGGATTCTATGT GTGTCCTGTAGAAGCTGCTTGTCAGAGTCGGATGAATGTCCCATTTCGTGTggggaagaaagaaggagatgaCGCCTTGGAAAAGCAGTTTCTGGACGGTGCAGCCAAACGTGGAATGATTTCACTGAAAGGACACAG GTCAGTCGGAGGAATTCGTGCATCTCTCTACAACGCTGTAACTGTGGAAGACACTGAGGCCCTGGCAGCCTACATGAGAGAATTCCTTAAAGAGCACCAGTAA